A window of the Candidatus Nitrosotalea okcheonensis genome harbors these coding sequences:
- a CDS encoding VOC family protein, whose protein sequence is MNIRHLGSVIIAVSDLDKSLKFYNEVIGLPVKNSRENWVELAKEGATVILHPASKPINTGTSIENGIVIGLVVGDIESAVKELKSKNVTIYREIVSHKAGKNCIVLDPDKYMVSLFEPSFDDGAKQARGFHGFAPL, encoded by the coding sequence ATGAATATCCGACACCTTGGAAGTGTAATCATTGCAGTCTCAGACTTGGACAAATCTCTGAAGTTTTATAATGAAGTGATTGGATTGCCAGTTAAAAACAGCAGAGAAAACTGGGTGGAATTGGCAAAAGAAGGTGCAACCGTCATACTTCATCCTGCAAGTAAACCCATTAACACTGGAACGTCTATTGAGAATGGAATAGTGATTGGATTGGTTGTAGGGGATATAGAGTCTGCAGTGAAAGAACTCAAATCAAAAAATGTCACAATCTATAGAGAAATTGTATCTCACAAGGCAGGCAAAAACTGTATTGTGCTGGATCCTGACAAATACATGGTGTCATTATTTGAGCCTTCATTTGATGATGGTGCAAAACAAGCTCGTGGTTTCCACGGATTTGCTCCACTCTAA
- a CDS encoding Lrp/AsnC ligand binding domain-containing protein has translation MVKAVVLVKSPKKLIAARLRLVKSVYDSFAVSGQFDAVALIEVKELSSIKDVTTEIQNIKGVERTETMVQVV, from the coding sequence TTGGTCAAAGCCGTAGTCCTAGTAAAATCTCCTAAAAAACTCATAGCTGCAAGACTCCGCTTGGTAAAGTCTGTCTATGATTCTTTTGCGGTAAGTGGTCAATTTGATGCGGTTGCACTCATAGAGGTTAAGGAATTATCATCCATAAAAGACGTTACAACAGAGATCCAAAACATAAAAGGCGTAGAACGTACTGAAACAATGGTCCAAGTAGTCTAG
- a CDS encoding DUF5615 family PIN-like protein → MDLLFDEHCAGNYFSNQSEIDQNHKSICVGHHADLPAGMHDEAIMEYAKNNNFTIVTKDVKFVKERSKQNTKVAVLKGNYLFLVQSAVKMFGREPDDRLFTYD, encoded by the coding sequence ATGGATTTGTTATTTGATGAGCATTGTGCAGGTAATTATTTCTCTAATCAATCAGAAATTGATCAAAATCATAAATCGATTTGCGTTGGTCATCATGCTGATTTGCCCGCTGGTATGCATGATGAGGCAATAATGGAATATGCAAAAAACAATAATTTTACTATTGTGACTAAAGACGTTAAATTTGTAAAAGAACGTAGTAAACAAAATACGAAAGTGGCTGTGTTAAAGGGTAACTATCTATTTCTTGTACAATCAGCTGTCAAGATGTTTGGTCGTGAACCAGATGACCGATTATTTACTTATGACTGA
- a CDS encoding phosphoribosyltransferase — protein MTKQLWKGHYDVTWAEVEMLIEILVNKIKKTGIEFDRIATISRGGLVPARLIADHFDTKKIIVNPKKISKKTLFVDDIYDSGSTFHKIFSLVQTPENFLYATLIARKDMKYPKSLTYAKKTQGREYVVFPWDRFEFKRTKTNIKD, from the coding sequence TTGACAAAACAACTTTGGAAAGGGCACTATGATGTTACATGGGCTGAAGTAGAGATGCTAATAGAAATTCTTGTGAATAAGATAAAAAAGACTGGTATTGAATTTGACAGAATAGCAACCATCTCAAGAGGAGGCCTAGTACCTGCAAGACTAATCGCTGATCATTTTGATACAAAAAAAATAATTGTAAACCCGAAAAAGATTTCAAAAAAAACTCTTTTTGTTGATGACATTTATGATTCTGGAAGTACATTCCATAAGATATTTTCACTCGTTCAGACACCTGAAAATTTTTTGTATGCTACATTGATTGCAAGAAAAGACATGAAGTATCCGAAATCGTTGACATATGCCAAAAAAACACAGGGTCGTGAATATGTGGTATTTCCATGGGACAGATTCGAGTTTAAGAGAACAAAAACAAACATTAAAGATTAG
- a CDS encoding zinc ribbon domain-containing protein, with product MPEKISSGHGSNTLMEFGGDDVDTLALMFDKLQYIFRGYDSYIQAFAEMYALYKQGNLSERDYYYGITDAVLKYSALDFLGLKAMFEIKKALNRMNNASLTSTTGLTPGKIQSGPQNTVASFISAKTLPGRNEVMNVISGDGNKCMSCGKTVSNVAKFCTSCGNRM from the coding sequence ATGCCTGAAAAAATAAGTAGTGGTCATGGGTCAAATACTCTAATGGAATTTGGGGGCGATGATGTAGATACACTTGCATTGATGTTTGACAAACTTCAGTATATTTTTCGGGGATATGACTCGTACATTCAGGCATTCGCAGAAATGTATGCGCTCTACAAGCAAGGAAATCTTTCTGAACGGGACTATTATTACGGAATAACTGATGCAGTTCTAAAATATTCCGCACTGGATTTTCTAGGGTTAAAAGCCATGTTTGAGATAAAAAAGGCACTAAATAGGATGAATAACGCTTCCCTGACATCTACAACAGGATTGACACCTGGTAAGATACAATCGGGTCCTCAAAATACTGTTGCCTCGTTTATTTCGGCAAAAACCCTGCCTGGAAGGAATGAAGTCATGAATGTGATATCTGGTGATGGAAACAAATGCATGTCTTGTGGAAAGACTGTATCAAATGTGGCAAAATTTTGCACATCATGTGGCAACAGGATGTGA
- a CDS encoding adenylate/guanylate cyclase domain-containing protein, with product MSEEPKKMQEEENTSTKSIIDMMLGGGKTGTLDSESLIKETQKRVWSSLKKGYEYDYSIDESDTFLRKHVAQKLHMLVMFVDLVGSTDMALQLPPEKLGIIISSFSQEMRSVIRHHGGYVLKYVGDAVIGYFIAEESPLVVSDSAVNCARTMIDVIERGINPILSEYDYPELRVKIGMDFGENVIARYGSDQVRSHVDILGPAVSIAAKITALAKPNQILIGEDVYEKLHPSLKNLFEQIEWSDNRWSYQDKKTGRVYRVYAMHV from the coding sequence ATGAGTGAAGAACCCAAGAAAATGCAGGAAGAGGAAAACACGTCCACCAAAAGCATCATAGACATGATGTTGGGAGGAGGCAAGACTGGTACCCTAGACAGTGAAAGTTTGATCAAGGAGACTCAGAAGAGAGTATGGAGTTCCCTCAAAAAAGGATATGAATATGATTATTCCATAGATGAATCAGATACGTTTCTGCGAAAACATGTGGCACAAAAACTGCACATGCTTGTCATGTTTGTAGACTTGGTTGGCTCAACAGATATGGCATTGCAACTCCCGCCAGAAAAACTTGGGATAATAATTAGCTCATTTTCACAAGAGATGAGATCTGTAATACGCCATCATGGAGGATATGTCCTAAAATATGTCGGAGATGCAGTTATTGGGTATTTTATTGCCGAAGAAAGTCCACTTGTGGTATCAGACAGTGCAGTAAACTGTGCAAGAACTATGATAGATGTAATTGAACGTGGAATAAATCCGATACTTAGTGAATATGATTATCCTGAGTTACGCGTAAAGATCGGCATGGATTTTGGTGAGAATGTGATTGCAAGATATGGTTCAGACCAAGTTAGATCACATGTAGACATCCTTGGCCCAGCAGTAAGCATTGCCGCCAAAATTACTGCACTAGCAAAGCCAAACCAGATCTTGATCGGTGAAGATGTCTATGAGAAGCTTCACCCATCGCTCAAAAATCTTTTCGAGCAAATAGAATGGTCGGATAATAGATGGTCATACCAAGACAAGAAAACAGGAAGAGTCTACAGAGTGTATGCAATGCATGTCTAG
- a CDS encoding Nramp family divalent metal transporter, which yields MNKTSLADARNKIARFLAFAGPALIISIGYMDPGNYGTDITGGASYGYTLLWVVWLASIMAMLLQYLSGKIGIATEMSLPEIIRARLKKKIYIIPYWLSAEVVAASTDLAEYLGTVIALNLLFGVPLLYAAIFGAADVILILGLTSKRFRVLEQFFLLFVSVISFGFFYEIFLAKPDASMLVYHSIVPSVTNSQALFVAVGVIGATVMPHVLFLHSSLTRDKVSGSTIEQKTKFRKYHLTETIIVLSLAAAVNVSIMIMAAVAFNPTHPEINTISEAFKILIPLFGVSAATIFIITLLSSGIASSVVGTLAGQSIMEGLLGKKVNPWLRRLVTRFVNVIPTTIAILLGFDPLHILVYSQVILSILIPLPMIPLLILTRDRNLMGQFVNRKITTVVASMFVGIIMLLNIYLLATVGF from the coding sequence ATGAATAAAACTAGTCTAGCGGATGCTAGGAATAAGATTGCAAGATTTTTGGCTTTTGCTGGCCCTGCCTTGATAATCAGTATAGGATACATGGACCCAGGAAATTATGGTACTGACATTACAGGTGGTGCATCCTATGGGTATACTCTTTTGTGGGTGGTCTGGCTTGCAAGCATAATGGCCATGCTTCTCCAGTATCTATCTGGAAAGATAGGCATTGCAACAGAGATGTCATTGCCAGAAATAATCCGTGCAAGATTGAAAAAAAAGATTTACATCATACCATATTGGCTGAGTGCAGAAGTTGTTGCAGCATCAACAGATCTAGCAGAATATCTTGGAACAGTTATTGCACTTAATTTATTATTTGGTGTACCACTACTTTATGCTGCAATTTTTGGAGCTGCAGATGTCATACTCATACTTGGTTTGACATCAAAGAGATTCAGAGTGTTAGAACAATTCTTCCTCTTATTTGTTTCAGTGATCAGTTTTGGTTTTTTTTATGAAATATTTCTTGCAAAACCCGATGCCAGTATGCTAGTTTACCATTCGATAGTTCCATCAGTTACAAATTCTCAGGCATTATTTGTTGCAGTCGGAGTTATTGGTGCAACAGTTATGCCGCATGTACTTTTTCTTCATTCTTCTCTGACACGAGATAAGGTTAGTGGAAGCACCATTGAACAAAAAACCAAATTTAGAAAATATCATTTGACAGAAACAATAATTGTACTCAGTCTTGCAGCTGCCGTAAATGTATCAATTATGATAATGGCAGCCGTAGCTTTCAATCCAACACATCCTGAAATCAATACAATATCTGAGGCCTTTAAAATTCTCATTCCACTTTTTGGCGTCTCTGCTGCCACAATTTTTATCATAACACTACTGTCATCAGGTATTGCATCATCAGTAGTAGGTACACTGGCAGGTCAATCAATCATGGAAGGCCTTTTAGGGAAAAAAGTGAATCCATGGTTAAGAAGACTGGTCACCAGGTTTGTCAATGTAATTCCTACTACAATTGCAATACTTTTGGGGTTTGATCCTCTACACATACTTGTTTACAGCCAAGTAATACTGAGTATATTGATCCCATTGCCAATGATACCTCTTTTGATATTGACAAGGGACAGAAACCTGATGGGTCAATTTGTAAACAGGAAAATAACTACTGTTGTAGCAAGCATGTTTGTTGGCATCATCATGTTGCTAAACATATACCTGCTTGCTACAGTCGGTTTCTAA
- a CDS encoding tetratricopeptide repeat protein: MGEETKEWYDKVLECNPRDVDALYYKGVSLDKLGKHEEAIVWYDKALEINPKYVDALNKKRILLGKLGKNAESLETDKSNPVKAEKLYIIQEESLVSLSEDYVRDFLQNTVVKIDDKIKIHHNGTIIEMKMVSTYPGGSSVVVPSTEIHITTRQEIEYLSNLRPEKKKISADNACATPDCKTKLHDLNSKHCKLCNQRVCIDHLQLHLNKYCPKTMYVKYIRKLWLMKRGQNVSSGMYSIICETCGYVSDFPQLIEYAGQELESHLDNSPECKANEKTFLEELDFEPIPKGVHVESSIVHDPTRTLWVCVHCRPPRKFTNHDEYISHHYTHS, from the coding sequence TTGGGCGAAGAAACAAAAGAATGGTATGATAAAGTATTAGAGTGTAATCCTAGAGATGTTGATGCGCTATACTACAAAGGTGTCTCACTTGACAAACTAGGAAAACACGAAGAAGCAATAGTGTGGTATGATAAAGCACTAGAAATTAATCCAAAATATGTTGATGCTCTAAACAAAAAACGTATTTTACTTGGCAAACTAGGAAAGAACGCAGAGTCACTAGAGACTGACAAATCTAATCCTGTCAAGGCTGAAAAATTATACATCATTCAGGAAGAATCTCTAGTTAGTTTATCTGAAGATTATGTAAGGGATTTTTTACAAAATACTGTTGTCAAGATTGATGACAAAATCAAGATTCATCATAATGGCACAATAATAGAAATGAAAATGGTTTCGACCTATCCTGGTGGGTCTTCTGTTGTAGTACCATCTACAGAAATTCACATTACTACAAGACAGGAAATTGAATACCTGTCTAATCTTAGACCAGAAAAAAAGAAAATAAGCGCAGATAATGCCTGTGCTACGCCTGATTGTAAAACAAAATTACATGATCTTAATTCAAAACATTGTAAGTTATGTAATCAAAGAGTCTGTATTGATCATTTGCAATTACACCTAAACAAGTATTGTCCTAAAACTATGTATGTTAAATATATCCGAAAGTTATGGCTGATGAAACGTGGTCAGAATGTTTCTTCAGGCATGTACAGCATAATCTGTGAAACATGTGGTTATGTTTCTGATTTTCCACAATTAATCGAATATGCTGGACAAGAATTAGAATCACATCTAGATAACAGCCCAGAATGTAAGGCAAACGAGAAAACATTTCTTGAGGAACTTGATTTTGAACCAATACCAAAAGGAGTACATGTAGAATCAAGCATTGTTCATGATCCTACTAGGACATTATGGGTATGTGTACATTGTCGGCCACCTAGAAAGTTTACAAATCATGATGAATACATATCACATCATTATACTCATAGTTAG
- the ilvA gene encoding threonine ammonia-lyase — protein sequence MDVTFEDIIKSQKLQRNVIRRTPLENSHSFSEMTGSNVYLKSECLQKTGSFKFRGAYAKIASLSKDEKKKGVIAASAGNHAQGVAYASSLEKIPCTIVMPVTASPAKVSATRSYGANVILEGTIYDESSAKAADIAQKTGATIVHAFDDETVIAAQGVIGLEIMEDLPDVDEIYVPIGGGGLAAGILKAVKTKKPKVKVIGVQSSGFPAMKKSFDIGKLQSVAGHRTIADGISVKTPGHSTFKIINELIDDIVLVDDSSIVKAMFLLMERSKTVVEPAGAVGIAYLLDKKPSPGKKVVTILSGGNVDMYLLGQIVAKGLTEMGRMVKIFILLTDKPGALKEVVDQISSLSVNIVDVIHDRLSSSIPAGTAGVTLSLETQDQEHAQQLIRFLKRKNIQFKVVT from the coding sequence ATGGATGTAACTTTTGAAGACATAATAAAATCCCAGAAATTACAACGTAATGTAATTCGTAGGACACCACTTGAAAACTCACATTCATTTAGTGAAATGACTGGCTCCAATGTCTACCTGAAATCAGAATGCCTACAAAAAACCGGCTCATTCAAGTTTAGGGGAGCCTATGCAAAGATTGCAAGCCTTTCAAAAGATGAAAAGAAAAAAGGAGTGATTGCGGCATCTGCGGGAAACCATGCACAAGGTGTGGCATATGCATCATCGCTTGAAAAAATTCCATGTACGATTGTAATGCCTGTGACGGCATCTCCTGCCAAAGTTTCTGCAACCAGATCATATGGTGCCAACGTAATTCTAGAAGGTACTATCTATGACGAATCTTCTGCAAAAGCTGCAGATATCGCACAAAAAACAGGGGCTACTATTGTACATGCTTTTGATGATGAAACGGTAATAGCTGCACAGGGAGTAATAGGACTTGAAATAATGGAAGATCTTCCCGATGTAGATGAGATTTATGTTCCAATCGGAGGGGGAGGACTTGCAGCTGGAATCCTAAAAGCAGTCAAGACCAAAAAACCAAAGGTGAAGGTGATTGGTGTACAATCATCGGGTTTTCCTGCGATGAAAAAATCATTTGATATTGGCAAGTTACAATCAGTTGCAGGCCACCGGACGATAGCAGATGGCATATCTGTAAAAACACCCGGTCACTCCACATTTAAAATCATAAATGAGTTGATAGATGATATTGTTCTTGTCGATGATTCTTCCATAGTGAAGGCAATGTTTCTACTGATGGAAAGATCAAAGACCGTGGTAGAACCAGCTGGTGCTGTTGGCATTGCATACTTGCTTGATAAAAAACCATCTCCGGGAAAAAAAGTGGTCACAATCCTGTCCGGTGGAAATGTGGACATGTATTTGCTTGGTCAGATTGTGGCAAAGGGCCTAACAGAAATGGGTAGAATGGTCAAGATCTTTATTCTTTTAACTGACAAACCGGGAGCACTCAAGGAAGTAGTTGACCAGATATCATCACTAAGTGTAAACATAGTAGATGTGATTCATGATAGGCTAAGCTCAAGTATACCTGCAGGTACTGCAGGGGTCACACTGAGTCTTGAGACACAAGATCAGGAACATGCTCAACAATTGATACGATTCTTGAAGAGAAAGAATATCCAGTTCAAGGTAGTGACTTAG